ATCACAAACTAGCCAGGACAGATAACTTTCAAGTGTTTCCTGTTCATATTATCAGTAGCAGTTTTTTGAGTTCCGATTTGTAGAAACTGTTGGAAAAGACACAAACGAAAGGCATATGAGTTTTTCACTGCAGactcattaaaaacttgttCACATAATATCGAACCAACGTATCTCAAACCAACGTATAATATCTGTTAACAGCACAGTTGTGGCTAAGATCCTTGAGATGCATTCTAATATGGGCAACGAAACATCGTTCGAACTCCGTGTAATTAATTTCCAGCTAATAACACAGGTCTGTAACAAAATTGTATGTGGATGTTTTCAACTGAACTATACGCATTTAAGTGTTCTAAGGCTaggttattttgcaaaaaaattgaaattttattaaaaacggCGTGTTTTTTGGCTGACTTGAAGAAATGCTTAGAATCACTTCCAATTTCGGAAAACAAAGAGGGTAAAGGATTTGGTGGATGTACCAATTGTGGCATTTTACTTCACCTTCAGTAAAACAAGAATCAGTGGATTCCCCACTGTATTTTAACGCcttacaatatttacaaattattaccATTTTCACAATTGTTACTGATTTGTCGGCACAATAATCTATTGCCAGATCATAGTGATACGCAGCTCGTTCCAGGATGACATTATGTCATGATCGCTATTGTTGTGCACGAACTCGTCAAACTCTAAACCCACCTACTTCATTGTCACTCTCTGAAAAACGCAATTCTGTCATAGAAATATGACTATTTTCTTGATCTGTTTCTACTATCTTGTCTGTGATTAAATGTATTTAATcaaagtgagaaaagttctcgcGCACTTAGCAGTAAAGTATCACTATCACAAAAGAACACGGTCAAGctgtgagatatattattgCAATTCGGAGAGAGTCTTTATGATAATAGTATacctgtgtgtcaaaaatgtattgaatctggccaatacttctcttagtcccaatatacctaatagaaatattttcgaacttcttggtgactttataccgcatatattggccaatatgAGAGTTATCTCATTGAAAATGAGGGAGATgactatttttttcttgtagACAACAAAACTTGAAATGTCACTATTACAAAGCATCTGATGGTTGTCAAATATGAAACATTATGATTGTGTtcagaaatttaatttgtgacaaaacttaaaatttatctatccacataaaaataaactgatttatagttaaaaactgaaatgagataaaatcaagtttatttttgacctcagaataaatatgtagttaGAAAGATATGAAAATTCTAAGAACTATTCTTtcaatatgttttttgaacGACGAGAGACACATCAAAGGAAAAACGAAAGCAGCCAAGCACTTCCATATTTATTCACCTTTTAAACctcaaaataattcaatatcaAAATTGGttaaatcggtccagccgttctcgagctTTACTGAGACTAACTAagagcaattattttttttttatatatatgtatgtatagtatatagattttgaaattttgcacattttttttacattttaaacgataaatatttttataacaatctactatgtcaatgtcgatattcgccgtggccaacgtgcaaaggaccataaatctttcgcagaacttttctctcgaaaactcgcaacgtcgactcatcagtttttgtcatcgtccaagcctctgcaccacatagcagaacgggaattatgagtgacttatagagtttggttttttttcatcgagagaggactttacttctcaattccctactcagtccgaagtaacacctgttggcaagagttatcctgcgttggatttccaggctgtcACTGTTGGTGATGTTTACACTAGTTCCAAGatacacgaaattatctacgacttcaaagttatgactgtcaacagtgacgtgagagccaagtagcgagtgcgacgactgtttgtttaataacaggagatatttcgtcttgccctcgttcactgccagacctacTTGCTTTGCTGTCTTGTCCAGTCAAAGTAGAACtaagcgcgggtgttgaggccgatgataacAATATCGCTGTATTATTCAGCAAAAAATACTTCGGATACTCCATAGCTCCAAAGAGGTCGTGTATTTTGAGTTTAGATATTTTCAATGTGATTGGGATTTAATACTTCATCACATTCTCTCAAGAGGCACATTTTGAACCCTGAACTTCACTTTTCAATGAGTATATAACGAACTCAGACATTTCGAAAGGACTAATTTCCAGTCAATATTGATATACTATGGTATTAGTAACTAGATGCTGACAATTTAACAGTTTTCATTTTCCGAAAACGTTTTAGGAAATGATCGTGAGAGATATTCCAGGTAGAAATAGAAGTATATAACTCGATTATCCAGTCGACACAatctattttacaaatatttccacTCTACGGAAATTTCCCaggaaaatataaacatttcaattgttcaatcaaataaattcagtttaatgttttaaaatatagtttttgtgactaaagttttgtataaaaaattaaagactaagtgataacttaaatatttgttcgCGAATGGCAATTTCTTCATATTTCTGCAACTCCTATAACATCCCATGTCACCCGAAGACTTAGCAAGCGTTATTACCCGCGATGGTACTGACAATCCAATCATGATAGTAGGCAACACTGGCAAACGTATCCGGATAACCGATAGCGCATGGTTCACCACCGTTGACAACACCAACTTGTACGTTATTGGCATCGACCAATGGGCCGCCAGAATCGTAGCTGCAAGAACCTTTACTCTCCTTAGTCGATGTGCAAATGTGACCATCGCCGacgaatttttgatttttgaccgaaGTCAAGCAAGTGTCGTGATCCAGATACTTCAAACTCACTTTATTCAGTTTGCTAACAGCATTACCCCAAGCTTTAAGGCTGCCCCAACCGCTGAGCACCACACTATCGCCGTCCTTCAGTGTATTACTCGTAGCCAATTCCACGGCTGCAGTGTTGCTATCGAACTCAATCGGTTTGCTCAGACGCACCAAGGCAATATCATTGTGATACGTTGGTTTATTGTAGAGACAAT
The sequence above is drawn from the Bactrocera tryoni isolate S06 chromosome 1, CSIRO_BtryS06_freeze2, whole genome shotgun sequence genome and encodes:
- the LOC120782209 gene encoding chymotrypsin-2, translating into MFKVAIILFSVLTLRTNCEARGINATPNNVPIQGRIVGGDEVALAAIPYQVAIKNTFGEFVCGGSIVAPEWILTAGHCMDWPKQYLKIVTGTVEWNKPGGEYTVEDVKVHCLYNKPTYHNDIALVRLSKPIEFDSNTAAVELATSNTLKDGDSVVLSGWGSLKAWGNAVSKLNKVSLKYLDHDTCLTSVKNQKFVGDGHICTSTKESKGSCSYDSGGPLVDANNVQVGVVNGGEPCAIGYPDTFASVAYYHDWIVSTIAGNNAC